Genomic window (Shewanella psychropiezotolerans):
ACGAACTGATAGTCACGAAGTGGCGCTTGATATATTGGCATTCCTGTTCCCTTTATTTTTATGCTAAATGGTAAAGCTCAGGTGTTATTTATCAGGTCTTCTATCTTATGTATCTTGTGCATAGATTCTATAGTGTCATTAGAATGAACTTTTCATACACAAGTTTCAATCATGCGTTTAATTTAATCATTTTACAAGTACAGAGATCCGACCACTTTACTTAATTTGGTTTGAAAAATCAGCATTAGTTCAAGTTTGTTCCACAGCTAGAACAGCGTTACCATAAATTCAGCATAACGACCCCTTATGAAGGGCGGGGAAACAGGGTAAGCTAATTGTCAGTTTTTAAAATAAATTCCGCTGCTTGAACATAAAAAGACAAATATGCTCTCTTAAATGTACGGCACGAATTGATGGAATGAGGAAGCAGTAATGGGCTCAGTCACCACAAAAAAGCACAGCAATGGCTTAGAATATGTCGATGTCGATACGCCATTATGTAAGGCGAGAATTTTCCTGCAAGGCGCACAGATAGACCTGTTTCAACCAGTCGGTAAAGCGCCGTTACTTTGGGTCTCATCCGCCGATGATTATCAGCCAGGTAGTGGCATCCGAGGCGGTATACCTGTGTGTTGGCCCTGGTTTGGCCAGAGTGATAACCCGGACTGGCCCCAACATGGATTCGCTCGCACCCGCATCTGGGCACTGGAATCCGTGCAGATGAAGAATCAGGCCGTCGAACTTAAGCTAACCCTTAAGATAAGTGAAGCAGACAAGCTCTACTGGCCCCATGATACTCGCGTCGAAATGCTGTTTACCTTAACGGACACCCTGACGGTATCACTGAAGAACACCAATTTGGCCAGTTATCCGGTGAGTTTGACTCAGGCACTACATAGCTATTTCCCGGTCAAAGATATTCATCAGCTTAAAGCCACAGGCTTTAAAGGTTCAAAATACATAGAGTTCGGTGAAGGCCCATTCAAGCAAAATGGCGATGAAGTGCTATTCGACAAAGAAACCGATCGGGTATATACCCAATTGGCTGACGTTCAAGAGCTGCACACCCCGGACGGCATTATTGAAGTTAGCCGCGAAAACAGCCACTCAGCAGTGCTCTGGAACCCTTGGATTGATAAGTCTCAGCGCTTGTCTCGTTTCAACAGCGATGACTACCAGACCATGGTCTGTCTCGAGGCGGCCAATGTGTTGGAAGATAAGCTCACGCTTGCACCCGATGAGACCCATATGCTGACCACTAAGATTGGCTGGAAAGATTAGTCCATTTAAAGTAACGAGTTTCAATTAAGAGTTTTTAAAGTAATAGATTATAAAGTAATAGGTTTTAAAATAAGAATTTTTTAATTACCAGCATCTCAACAAAGGGCATATTGTTCATCAATAGGACCTTGTTGTTTTCAACAGCAAGGTCAAAATCATAATTATTAACAGTACAAGGGCTCATGGATGAAAGCCATCGACATAAAGAAAATCTCCAAACACTTTCAGTCAGTTGCACTTATGCTCCTACTCCAGCTAAGCTAGAGTGATATTGTTACGATTGAATATCACTCCATGCTAAACTCAAACCATATTTCTCCACTCTAGTCCGATAATCTTAAATGTTAAGTCGTCTCTCCCGTGTAAAGCGGCTCATGCTAGCCTTGATTGTCAGTCTACTCATACTCGTTGTCATTTTGGTCAACAGCTTTGAGAGATTGGCTATGAGTATCGCCAATGATTATCTTGTTGAATATAACACTCAGATAAATGAACTCAGCATCAGGCCCACCTCGATGCACCATTGGCAGTTCCCAGTTATCAAGTTGACGGTTCATAACAGTGAAATCAGCATCACAGATTTAGCGTTAACCTTAGATACAGATATGAGCCTTTTGAGTCTCTATTCTCAGCAGCTATCTAGCAACCAAGTCGTGAGCTTAATAAAGCAAATATCTATCAAAGAGATCCATGCCAAGCTCAATCCAGGCGTGTTAACTGATGCGGGCAAGAATGTCGACGACCAAGGTCCTACCCTGGCACTGGATCTCAATGAACTCCCTCAGATAAATATTGGCACGACTTCGCTGAGCCTGGCGGGCATCTCTGCTTCAGCCTTGAGCTTGACCGTGGAGCATTTAACCTTAGATGAAGATGGCAACCTAAGCACGGCCATCAGTCGAAACGATAATGCCATTTTTCAGTTAGATGCCCATTTAACGGATAAACAATGGCAAGTATCGAGCCGACTCGTCTTCGATGAGTTATACGCATTCCTGACCGAGCTTGCAGCACAAGAGTTCGATACGAGTGCCCTCGCCCCGCTGCTCGCCCTGAAACAAGAGAGTGAACGAATTGGACTGGTATTAAGTGGCACTCTTGAATCTAACGCCACGCTAGACCTTAAATCGGCTCAACTAGAGTCATCCCATATCTTAAAACACTCAAGCCTGACATTGATGCAGTTTGATGAGCTCACCTTGACGCCTCACTCACCGAGCTCTTCGGCAGAGGAACCTTTAGCCCAAGACAGGGTTAAATTTGACATCGCCGGCCACCTTGCCGATCTGACCTTAACACTACAGCCTTTCACCCTCGAGGTTAGCCCGAGTCGCCATCAGATAAACAGCTTATTACCCCTTCTCTATAATGAACGGCATGATAAACGGATCATCCCTCTTGTGGCGGCCTTACTTGAGCCCAGCACCAGTACAGCTGCGGGGGGCGATAAGAGTCAGGCTCGAATAGATGAAAAACAAGCCATTAAGGTGATATTCACTCTGTCCCAACCTTTAGACTATTCGTTTGTCTCAAAAAATATTCATCTGGGCCATGCACAGCTGATGATCCGTGATGCCATGGTGGATGCCTCATTATCTGCAACTAATTTGTCACTGCAAATACCCACACAGAGTCAGGCATTCGAGTTAACAAGCGATTGGCAGTTTGCAGCGTCCCGCGAGCAAGCATTGGCGCTTAGCTCACTAATGCCTGACGATCCAAGCCCTTTCGCCGGCAATAAGACCATAGCCGATATCAGACTCGGCGCTTCATCCCTCACCCTGGCAGGAAAAATAAATATTGAAACTCCTACTGCAAGTGAGTCACCTCAATTCAGGCTCAGTATAAATCCAAATCTGCAGGCACAGATAGACAGTGTGGAGCTAGTACCTCAGTCAGTAAAACAAGACTCGGCGAGAAAAACTGCAGATAACCCCAGGTTTCAATTTGAGCTGAATCATCTCAAGCTAGTTAGCCATGATGAACTGGTGATGACCTCGAGTGAAGCCAGTCCGGTGAGCCTGGATATTCCCAGACTGACATTCTCTATAGGCCCAACGCGCTACAGGCATGACATACAGACTGATTTAGCCTCTGTCACTAAAGCGCTCAGCTTCGACGCTAACAGCCTAAAATTCAGCACTCTAGCAATGAGCCACTTCATCATAATGAAGAGTCTGATTAATGAGAGCTTAGCCAGCAGTAATCAAGCAAGCAATAGCAAATTGGCCTTATCCGCTTTCACCCTTGAGTCCGAAGACGTTCAATTCATTCAGTCCACAAGCTCAGGCGACCGCCTCACGGTATCAACGGCAGTGACGCGTCTAACCAGCCTTGACCCACTGGTGATAAAGCGAATGATTGACTCAGCAGACAAAAACAAACAGCCGATTCAAATAAGCGTCCCTCCATTAAACTTTGAGCAGCTAGACAATGAACTGGCCCTAAAACCTGTGCCATCGACGGAGCAAAACGAATATCTGGCTAAGCTATCAGGCCTGTATCTCTCTTTAGAAAAAACCAGTTCATTGACGATCTCCGATCTCACTGCAGAGGCGATGAGCCGAGTATTAACCGAAAACCTATGGGAAAATGTCGCTCACTATGAGCTCAATGGCGCCGAGCTGACTCATCATTACATAAAGAACAACAGAAAACGTACCGAGAAACTGTTAGGCCTCTACACGGCGAGTCTTTCCCAAACCTTAGACTGGAATGGCGTTAAATTAGATACCCATGAAAACTGGGAGTTCGATGGCCTCGAATTTGTCAGTGAACACAGATTACGGCCTCACATACCTACAGAGGCTAAAGGCTCACAGCTGCAGCTAACTGGAAAGTTAAATTTAGACAGTGATCTTGGCACTATTTTATCCCTTGTGAGCAATAACTACTCCCTGCCAAAATCCCTGTTCATCACAGGTGATGCCAGGCTGCAGACTAAATACGAACTCAATAAAAATGATAAATCGACTCAAGTGAGTATCAATTTCACACCTGAGCTCACTTCCCTCAGCGGCAGCATTAATGAGCTTCCCTTCGAGCAAGCCGAAATTCAGGCCAGCTGCCACTATCAAATGGAGCAGAAAAATCAGTCCTCATCCCCTGAGTCTCAAGGGTCAAATATCAGTACCTTGTCTTGCCCGGATATCCAGTTCTCTGCCGCTGCATTTAATCCCGGCATACTGATCACAGATATCAAGGCTCAGGCAGATTTTAGCGTCTCACTTGACGATAAAATCGCTACTAAAAAAGTAACAGAACAAGAAGCAAAAAATCGGAAAGATCTGAGTCCTGATGTTGGCAAACGCCCCAAACCTATGCTCCCCGAGACCTTAAGTGCGGCAAATATCCAGATTAATGCTAGCGGTGAGCTCCTCGGCGGACACTTACTGTTACCCGAGTTTAACTTAAGATTACACGACAAGTCCCATGGGTATCTGGTCCTCCAGGGGCTTGAGCTTGAACAGTTACTGGCCATCCAGCCTCAGGTCGGCCTCTATGCAGACGGGATCTTCGATGGCGTATTGCCTGTTGATCTAGTCCAAGGCAAGATATCAATAAGCGGTGGTAAACTGGCTGCTCGAGCACCGGGCGGACTCATATCAGTCAGCGGCAATCCGGCGGTGGAGCAGATGCGCCTGTCCCAGCCCTACTTAGATTTTGCCTTCTCCACCATGGAGCATCTCGAATATTCAGAACTCTCCAGTAGCTTCGATATGGCCCCCGATGGGGACGCACTATTGAAAGTGAGTGTAAAAGGAAAAGCGAAAGGGATTGAACGCCCTATTCACTTGAACTACTCTCAAGAGGAAAACATGCTGCAGCTGTTAAAGAGTTTACAGATTGGCGATAAGTTGCAGACTCAAATCGAACAGTCGATGAATTAATTCATCGGTTTTTGAACGTTCAGCTTCCAGTCATCTCAAAGCGATATAGTGATACTAATTACTACAATGTTTAATTAATAAAATAAGGAACACTCAGTGAAGAGACTGCCTATTCTGCCCACGACCATTAGCGCGATGATCGCTCTCCTGGCACTCACAGGCTGTACGCCCACAATCAAGATTGAGCCACCGGACAAGCCGATAGTGATCAATCTGAATGTTAAGATTGAACATGAGATCAGAATTAAAATCGATAAAGAGCTCGATGAGTTGCTGACCAACGATGAACTGTTTTAATCTCGGCTATAGAATTTAAGGAGTACAAAATGAAAACCAAATTATTGGTGCTCGCAGCAGGACTATTGCTGAGCCTAAATGCATTTGCCATATCGCTACATGACGCTAAGTCTCAAGGTTTGGTGGGTGAGCAAACAAATGGCTACTTAGGCATAGTAAAAAGTAGCCCGGATGCCAGCGCGTTAGCTAAACAGGTCAATGCTAAGCGTAAGGCCCATTATGAAAATATTGCCAAGAAAAATGGTATTTCAATCACAGAGGTCGCTAAAATGGCGGCTGAAAAAGCGATGAGGGCCACTAAGAAAGGCCTATATATTCAAACTAAGAGTGGTAAGTGGATTAAGAAATAGTGGTTTCAAAAACAGCCATCTCTTCTATCGATTGAGCTATTTACTGCCATAAGAAAGCCCGCGAACGCGGGCTTTCTGTTATGTCGCTTTGAGCGACGTTAATATTGATTGATATAAGTCACTCTAACGGCTCAATCTAATAGCATTTCAGTTCGAAGAATAAGCATCAAAACTTGAGGCTTGTTTTCCCCTTGAGGCCATCGTTGTCTTTAACCACTAACTTAACCTTGCTAGCACGACTGGCAAACTTGATCGCCAATGGACCCGATGCACGACTGCCATCGTTAAACTTCCACTTATGCTTAGTGATATAGCCATCGTCATCGAAGCTCATAGACACAAACAGGTCGATAAACCAGAGGTCGATATGCTTTATCACGGCAACAGGCTTAATCTTGTCAGCTTGTGTATCTATGGTGATGGTTTGCGAGACATTATGGGTTAAGCCGTCATTATCGGTAACGGTTAATGTCACCAGATAATCGCCATCTTGTGCATATTCATGGCTGACCATAGCAGACTCAGCGACAGCGCCGTCGCCTAACTCCCATGAGTAACTCACAATCTCACCGTCTTCATCTGCTGAGGTATCATTAAACGTCACCACGGCACCATCAATAGACACAGTGAAACTGGCCACTGGAGCAATATTATCTTCACCAAGCAACACAGAGATAACCACAGGATCGTGATCCGACGAGCGATATGCATCATTATTGTACAAATCAGCGAGCTGCGCATCTGACTTAAACTCTTCGTTGTAGTCGAGTAATCTTGGCTCATCGGTATTGATATGCCACTCGGTTACGTCGATGACTTTATCCAACAAGCTAGCATTAGCCAGGGCATGATCCAGCTGACCCGACTCTCCCGAATAAACATAAGAGTATGCATTCTCTTTATCAAGATGGTCGAACAACTCAGTAAACCCTGCGTTTTTAAGTGCTGTTAATGGATTTTCCTGAGCATAGGCATTGAGATCACCCATCACTAACACATCGGCCTCACCGTACTCAGCTGCTAGCCAGAGACTGACCGCCTCGGCGGCGCTGGTGCGGGTCAAATTACAGTTACCTTGACCATCGTTCATATTGGGATCGCCTAAGCTATCACAATCACTGCCCTTAGATTTAAAGTGATTCACTGCAACAACAATCACCTCATCACTATCAAGGTGTCTGAAGGCTTGAGTCAACATAGGACGATTCTTACCGTCGTTAAACAGTGGGTTATTGTTTTCATCCAATGGTGAATTAGCGCTTGAAAGCACTTTAGCCACGCCATTCAGGCTCACCTTGTCTAGGCGATAGATCATACCCACAGTGATAGCATCTGTCCCTATGCCAGCAGCGGTTTCTGCGCTGACATAAGCATAGCGAGTCTCACCGATTGCCTGGTTAAGGCCGGAGACGAGATCGGCAATGGCTGATTCACTGCCAAAGCCATCATTTTCTATCTCCATCAAACCTAATACATCGGCATTAATGGCGACCATAGCGGCAATGATCTTGTCTCTTTGACGGATAAATTCAGTAGCGGTATCCGCGCCACGTGGCGTCGGGAAACCCGCCCCAGCACCATCACCATTGAAATAGTTAAGCACATTGAAGCTGGCAAGGATTAGATTGCCGCCTTCGGCGAGCATTGGCGCCGGAGTTCTCGCATTTTCGGCGACGAAATTAACCGTATCCATAGGCATCAGACGATACTTACCAAAACCATAATGCATTACCGCATCGAGTCCTGTGATGGTATCACCGACACGCACCGTATTTGATGCACTTAGCCCTGGCGCCGGATAACGCACAGGATCTGGGTTTTGCGATGTCAGTCCATCGTCTAACACTATGGCATCTTTAGCATTAGCAGCAGTTACCGCCAGTGCATCACTGCCAGGGGCGGCAACTTGAGTACCTATATAATGACGTTGGCTACCTAACAGTAACTCACCATAACGGCCTAAGTTATAGACTTCATTGACCGTTAAGTTATGGCTGAAACTGACGCGCATCCCTTCGAACGCTTCTAGATCACTTGTCTCATCGATTGGCAAGGTCACTATGGCGGCTGTTGGCATCGCCTGAGCCGACTCACAGAGTATATGAGCAGCCACATCGGTCAACTCAGTCAAGCCATTGTATTCCTTCACCTTAGCCTGAAAACGAATACGGTCACCGGCAAGATAACCTGTCACGCTGCCCGTATAGACGAACACACCTTCTGAGGTCAAGGGATCGCCGTCGACTTCATTGTCGGCCATCTGCACAAACAACCCCTTAAGACCCGCTTCCTGATTACTGGTGACTATAGCTTCGACTTCGACAAACTGACCATTGAGTGGGCTGGTATCGGTCTGACCTTGAATGGCATGAATAGCCGTGGATGGGTCATTACACACAAGTGTCACAGGTTCTGTGGGCTCAGTTGGGTCGGTGGGATCTGTGGGCTCAGCATTAAACTGTCCAAGATCTGAAAAATCATCCTTGGCAAAACCCTGCCAGGTATCTAAGGTCACCTCATCGTCGATAGCGCTATCGCCGATAAGCTGAGCGGGATCGCGGCGCAGCGTGTTGTCTTGAGTCGACAAATCACCGCTGCCCCACTGACTACCAGGATCTACGCCAACCTGACCCAAGCTATCGACTACCGCACCCGACTTTCTGAGGACGATAGCATCATCGCCGTTAAAAAAGCTCGAGTTACTCACTTGATTAGCAAGAGCCAAAATTTCGGCATTAGCATCATTATCGGCAAGAACATAAGTCTGACCCGCGGCCAAAGTTCCAGTCAGAACTATGGTCGACCCCACATCAGTTTTACCGTTAAAATAGTATTCGACTTGGTATTGGCTGAGATCGATATCAGTATTGGTAGGATTGTAGAACTCGATGGCCTTATTGTTACTACTGCCTTCGACATATTCAGAAATGATTAGATGATCGGCTGCCTGAGCGAACGTGGAAACACCACCTATCGCCAAGGCAAGTAAACTTGCTTTGGTAAACATATTAACCCCTTAATATTATCCATTTAACCTAGTTATTGTTCGAGCATTTGACTCTTTTGTTCAAATTGCTCCGGCTTTTTCCAAAAAACCAGTCGATACTATAAAGGAGTTTTGCTTCAAATAGGTTGCACTTAAGTTGTATTTAGGTTGCTGGCATGACTTTTTATATCGATTAAA
Coding sequences:
- a CDS encoding YnbE family lipoprotein, giving the protein MIALLALTGCTPTIKIEPPDKPIVINLNVKIEHEIRIKIDKELDELLTNDELF
- a CDS encoding D-hexose-6-phosphate mutarotase gives rise to the protein MGSVTTKKHSNGLEYVDVDTPLCKARIFLQGAQIDLFQPVGKAPLLWVSSADDYQPGSGIRGGIPVCWPWFGQSDNPDWPQHGFARTRIWALESVQMKNQAVELKLTLKISEADKLYWPHDTRVEMLFTLTDTLTVSLKNTNLASYPVSLTQALHSYFPVKDIHQLKATGFKGSKYIEFGEGPFKQNGDEVLFDKETDRVYTQLADVQELHTPDGIIEVSRENSHSAVLWNPWIDKSQRLSRFNSDDYQTMVCLEAANVLEDKLTLAPDETHMLTTKIGWKD
- a CDS encoding YdbH domain-containing protein, which codes for MLSRLSRVKRLMLALIVSLLILVVILVNSFERLAMSIANDYLVEYNTQINELSIRPTSMHHWQFPVIKLTVHNSEISITDLALTLDTDMSLLSLYSQQLSSNQVVSLIKQISIKEIHAKLNPGVLTDAGKNVDDQGPTLALDLNELPQINIGTTSLSLAGISASALSLTVEHLTLDEDGNLSTAISRNDNAIFQLDAHLTDKQWQVSSRLVFDELYAFLTELAAQEFDTSALAPLLALKQESERIGLVLSGTLESNATLDLKSAQLESSHILKHSSLTLMQFDELTLTPHSPSSSAEEPLAQDRVKFDIAGHLADLTLTLQPFTLEVSPSRHQINSLLPLLYNERHDKRIIPLVAALLEPSTSTAAGGDKSQARIDEKQAIKVIFTLSQPLDYSFVSKNIHLGHAQLMIRDAMVDASLSATNLSLQIPTQSQAFELTSDWQFAASREQALALSSLMPDDPSPFAGNKTIADIRLGASSLTLAGKINIETPTASESPQFRLSINPNLQAQIDSVELVPQSVKQDSARKTADNPRFQFELNHLKLVSHDELVMTSSEASPVSLDIPRLTFSIGPTRYRHDIQTDLASVTKALSFDANSLKFSTLAMSHFIIMKSLINESLASSNQASNSKLALSAFTLESEDVQFIQSTSSGDRLTVSTAVTRLTSLDPLVIKRMIDSADKNKQPIQISVPPLNFEQLDNELALKPVPSTEQNEYLAKLSGLYLSLEKTSSLTISDLTAEAMSRVLTENLWENVAHYELNGAELTHHYIKNNRKRTEKLLGLYTASLSQTLDWNGVKLDTHENWEFDGLEFVSEHRLRPHIPTEAKGSQLQLTGKLNLDSDLGTILSLVSNNYSLPKSLFITGDARLQTKYELNKNDKSTQVSINFTPELTSLSGSINELPFEQAEIQASCHYQMEQKNQSSSPESQGSNISTLSCPDIQFSAAAFNPGILITDIKAQADFSVSLDDKIATKKVTEQEAKNRKDLSPDVGKRPKPMLPETLSAANIQINASGELLGGHLLLPEFNLRLHDKSHGYLVLQGLELEQLLAIQPQVGLYADGIFDGVLPVDLVQGKISISGGKLAARAPGGLISVSGNPAVEQMRLSQPYLDFAFSTMEHLEYSELSSSFDMAPDGDALLKVSVKGKAKGIERPIHLNYSQEENMLQLLKSLQIGDKLQTQIEQSMN
- a CDS encoding ExeM/NucH family extracellular endonuclease; translation: MFTKASLLALAIGGVSTFAQAADHLIISEYVEGSSNNKAIEFYNPTNTDIDLSQYQVEYYFNGKTDVGSTIVLTGTLAAGQTYVLADNDANAEILALANQVSNSSFFNGDDAIVLRKSGAVVDSLGQVGVDPGSQWGSGDLSTQDNTLRRDPAQLIGDSAIDDEVTLDTWQGFAKDDFSDLGQFNAEPTDPTDPTEPTEPVTLVCNDPSTAIHAIQGQTDTSPLNGQFVEVEAIVTSNQEAGLKGLFVQMADNEVDGDPLTSEGVFVYTGSVTGYLAGDRIRFQAKVKEYNGLTELTDVAAHILCESAQAMPTAAIVTLPIDETSDLEAFEGMRVSFSHNLTVNEVYNLGRYGELLLGSQRHYIGTQVAAPGSDALAVTAANAKDAIVLDDGLTSQNPDPVRYPAPGLSASNTVRVGDTITGLDAVMHYGFGKYRLMPMDTVNFVAENARTPAPMLAEGGNLILASFNVLNYFNGDGAGAGFPTPRGADTATEFIRQRDKIIAAMVAINADVLGLMEIENDGFGSESAIADLVSGLNQAIGETRYAYVSAETAAGIGTDAITVGMIYRLDKVSLNGVAKVLSSANSPLDENNNPLFNDGKNRPMLTQAFRHLDSDEVIVVAVNHFKSKGSDCDSLGDPNMNDGQGNCNLTRTSAAEAVSLWLAAEYGEADVLVMGDLNAYAQENPLTALKNAGFTELFDHLDKENAYSYVYSGESGQLDHALANASLLDKVIDVTEWHINTDEPRLLDYNEEFKSDAQLADLYNNDAYRSSDHDPVVISVLLGEDNIAPVASFTVSIDGAVVTFNDTSADEDGEIVSYSWELGDGAVAESAMVSHEYAQDGDYLVTLTVTDNDGLTHNVSQTITIDTQADKIKPVAVIKHIDLWFIDLFVSMSFDDDGYITKHKWKFNDGSRASGPLAIKFASRASKVKLVVKDNDGLKGKTSLKF
- a CDS encoding YdbL family protein; its protein translation is MKTKLLVLAAGLLLSLNAFAISLHDAKSQGLVGEQTNGYLGIVKSSPDASALAKQVNAKRKAHYENIAKKNGISITEVAKMAAEKAMRATKKGLYIQTKSGKWIKK